In a genomic window of Penaeus chinensis breed Huanghai No. 1 chromosome 30, ASM1920278v2, whole genome shotgun sequence:
- the LOC125041592 gene encoding D-aminoacyl-tRNA deacylase-like — protein MRAVIQRVRRAAVTVGDEMISSIGRGLCVLVGIHKNDTSADIEFMVRKILNTRLFEDGNGKRWQLGVKDAGLEILCVSQFTLYCELKGNKPDYRHAMGGEAAQQFYEEFLGQLRRQYKGDMIKDGKFGAMMQVDILNDGPVTINIDSPSKKVNENPIDNHE, from the exons ATGAGGGCTGTTATTCAAAGAGTTCGTCGTGCAGCAGTAACAG TGGGTGATGAGATGATCAGCTCCATTGGTCGTGGATTGTGTGTACTAGTTGGAATCCATAAGAATGACACATCAGCAGATATAGAATTTAT GGTCCGCAAAATACTGAATACAAGATTATTTGAAGATGGAAACGGGAAACGATGGCAGTTAGGTGTAAAAGATGCCGGGCTGGAGATTTTGTGTGTTTCTCAG TTCACGCTGTACTGTGAATTAAAGGGAAATAAGCCAGATTATCGACATGCAATGGGAGGTGAAGCAGCCCAGCAGTTTTATGAAGAATTTCTTGGACAGTTAAGGAGGCAGTATAAAGGAGACATGATaaaag ATGGCAAATTTGGTGCTATGATGCAAGTTGATATCCTGAATGATGGGCCAGTAACTATCAACATTGACTCACCTTCTAAGAAGGTTAATGAAAATCCTATAGATAATCATgagtga